GTGGCGACCGTGAACGATGTCCACTTCGGGGAGGTCGAGTGCGGGGTGATCGAGGGGAACACGTCGGGACCGGTGCTGCGGGTCGGCCCGGGCGAGGTGCCCTACCCCGACACGATGAACCGGGCGGCCGTGCAGGAGATCGCCGGCATTCAGCCAGACCTCGTGCTGGCCAAAGGCGACCTCACGACCCACGGCACGACGGAGGAGCTCGAAGCCTTTCTCTCCTGCTATAGGCCGACCTTCGGTGACCGGCTCCATTACATACGGGGCAACCACGACGCCAGCGCCGACTTCTCCGTCGTCGCCGCCGGGCCCCGGGAGCTGACCCTGCCGGGTGTGATCCTGGCCGTGCTCGACACCACCATCCCGGGTCGCGCCAACGGCCGGGTCGATGCGGACCAGCTCGAGTGGCTCGACGAGCTGGGGTCACGCGCCGACCGTCTGGTGCTCGTGTTCGGTCATCACCACCCTTGGGACCCGTCGTCGCGCGTCCGCCCGGAGACCTACTTCGGCATCAACCCGTCCGACTCGGAGGGCCTCATCGAGGTCATTGCCCGGCGGCCGGCCCTGGTCGGCTACTTCGCCGGCCATACCCACCGCAACCGGGTGCGGCGCTTCGGTCCCAGCGGTGACGTGCCCTTCACCGAGGTGGCCTGTGTCAAGGACTTCCCCGGCACGTGGGCCGAGTACCGCGTCTTCGAGGGCGGCGTCCTCCAGGTCCACCGCCGCATCTCCACCCCGGAGGCCCTGGCCTGGTCCGAGGGCACCCGGGCCATGTTCGGCGGCTTCTATGCCCAGTACGCCTTCGGCCAGCTGTCCGATCGATGCTTCGCCGTGTGGCCGCGTCGCTGAGCGTCTCGAGGACCGCGGTTCCACGTTGTGTCGAAAGTGGG
This portion of the Acidimicrobiales bacterium genome encodes:
- a CDS encoding metallophosphoesterase, with the protein product MTTLLREAVEAVELTTVADDEVVLHVPATPGHPAQAIRRTGLEPEGDHVVEGVAFRTLPRPPGLRLATVATVNDVHFGEVECGVIEGNTSGPVLRVGPGEVPYPDTMNRAAVQEIAGIQPDLVLAKGDLTTHGTTEELEAFLSCYRPTFGDRLHYIRGNHDASADFSVVAAGPRELTLPGVILAVLDTTIPGRANGRVDADQLEWLDELGSRADRLVLVFGHHHPWDPSSRVRPETYFGINPSDSEGLIEVIARRPALVGYFAGHTHRNRVRRFGPSGDVPFTEVACVKDFPGTWAEYRVFEGGVLQVHRRISTPEALAWSEGTRAMFGGFYAQYAFGQLSDRCFAVWPRR